The genomic region ATCCATGCACCTCCGAGTCTCTGTTTCAATTATCACATACTAACATGTATCACATAAGAATCTGGAATAATCGTTTCCCagccacatacatgtaggtcacgtAAACAATTATAAAACACATCGCTTTATAcaatgaaccgcactttacagtgaaATGCACTATGCACTCACTGTGCATCGTTCAGACTGCAGCGGCTGTGggataaccataaccgcttgggtcgGTGCAAATATGGAAGTGGTGAAAAAgcttcaaaaatcaaatttcattgtttagttttagatattttagaaaggaaattgatatctcactgtAGGTAATGAGTGTAACCCACCTTCGTAAGGGTAGAGCTGCCCTTTCTCCCCAAACCTTGGCCTCGAGCTCGGTTTTGGGCCTGGGCTTCATTTAGGTCCACGGAGAGAGTCAATATGCAAGCCTCACCATTGGTAACGATTTCCACTAGTGATACTAGCACCGGTTACTAGGAAGCGTAATTTTGCTCCGGGCCAAATGCTTGCTATCCTCTCATTTGGAGATTGGGATAGAGACATGTGAGACACGATAAATAGCAGACATATCTGTGCACCCAGATTTAGATATCAAGGTTTGATATACAGCGCGTCCCTTTCCTCGAGCAGCAGACTTCTCTCGCGTCATCAGCAAGCAGTGCGTTAACATCCTCCTTCATTAACTGATAATTAATTACCTAATGCTCATTATTGGTTATCGTTGCAGGTGATATGAGATTCAATTTACCCAGCATTGATCAGCAACGCTTTGAAGGCGTGCTGAGGCCAGGATGCGGACGACAGTGAGATCGAGCTCCCTGACAGCGGTCGGCTGAGGACCAAGAGTTCTATTGACGCTGTCTGCTGATTCGTTCAGGGTAAGTACGCTGTTCGTTTGTTTAGTATCATCATAGCGGCACTGGGTGATACACAGACCCTCTCTCCCCTCCAACATTTTGAGCAATTCTGTAATCCTCTCTTTGTCGTTCTGCCAATTCTTACCCGAGAGGCGTTCGGCCGGCTGTTGCCCCGCAGGGGCACGTTCGCACCCCCGCCTCGCCCAGTCTCCTCTTCACTTAATTTGCGCATCGTTAAGGTGTTTTCCCCTCTCCTTTCGCTCATGGATTCCCCTGCTGGCACCGGCGGTGACGGCATCCGCAAGTTCCAAGTTGCCAAAGGGGTGGCTTCTCCGGCCAACCAATCAGCCTTTACGTTGTAACGAATTCCAGCGTGACCTAAGACATATAGCACTGcagcaatttttgtttttgtttttgcaaattgcaaagATAGAGAGACCCGACAATTTTGTGGTTTGCAGTAAATCTCAATTAACCTAAGCGCACCTTTTCAAACTcgtttattgaaagactctggtttaacTCATTCTCAACACAGACATAGTAGGACCGCCTCGTCACACAACTATGTCTGCGCGGAGCAGATACATCTAGTGCTTAAAATTGGCAGCGCATCCTTACCAAGAACAGACATTCGAAACCGATTATTGTTTCCTCTGTTTGCATAGTAACCCGGTTTTGTAAACTTTGTTATGATTAGTAAACTAACGGTTGCATGAAGCTGTGGTGGGCAGAAATGACGCGAGCCGATGGATTTGCGATATGGATACGATACCATAGAAACGAGCACGCTTCACAAACACGTTTTGCCGTCGGGTGCGTTATCTTCCAATGCGGGGGCCCGGTCGCGGACTGATATAAAATGCCGGCATCTCGGAGAAGGGCCATTTCATTCTGTTAGCTGGTCTCAGACGCCAACAGCTCGCTTCATCTAAGTCATCCTCACCCACGAACAAAGGTCCCCGAATCGAATTTAACTGACgccattttcattttgcagCCTCTCTCTGGACATCGTCTGATTGGATCGTGCACCTCCGGTCAGGGTCGGAGCAAATTCACAGTCGAAGTGAGTTATAGATCTACAATATTCATTCTGTCCGAGAGCAGCTTGTATAATAAACCCACGAGGACCAAGTTGTCGGTTCATGAACGTTTCCATCATTATAGCCTTCTCAGTCTCGCGAGAGAAAACGATTTCTGGGAGCCTTGCGCCAACAAAGCCATCCCATCGATAGTAATGCTATTCGTGTCGCTTTGAACTCCGTTGCGAAAAGGGAATTCTTTACTGAGTCACCACTCTGGTACAATTCCGAGCACTTGATTTGATTATTCGGAATATCATGGGCTCGTGAGTGGGGAAACAACAAAGAACTGCTTGAGCAATTTCCTGGTTAGTACAAAGGTTATTTTGAAAAGGGATAATTTACAAAGATCAAAAGGAGAACTTAGGTTTTGTGAGCGGATACAGTCTTCAATTTTAATAGTTTTGGATACCTAATTTCCGTTCAATACTAATATGGATTCCCCTTTGAGACCACCTGTAAAGGTAACGATTATTGTCCAGGTTGAATAAACACATTGGGTTTTGGAAAGAAATTGAATTCGCTGGCACTCATTGGGAACACCAGTTCATTGGATTAAACTGTCACATTTTGCATATCGCCGTCCGTTTTGAGAGATGAACTCTACTTCTCAATAGAAATTATCGCTTTCCAAGATTTCTGGtagttttgaccaatcaggagCGCTCAATCCTGCTTCACCAGTGCTTTCTTCAGGACTGAACCAATCAGACAAGAGTACGTTAGACTAAATTCTTCTTTCCGGAAGAGGTGAATGCTGCATAAGGGATCATTTCTTGTATATTTTGGTTTGAGTATTTCCTCTGAGATGGATATTACACTGAGACCGCATGTCTCTGTCAAAGAAGTCGCGAGTACGGAAAAATAACGGAAGATTCGGGAAAACACGGAAAAAACGGAAATTCTGCAATAATGGACGCCATAAAGAGACCAACCGTCAAGATAGTTTTAGTCCTTAAAGGACATTtcgaaaatggaaaatttactttcAACTTTGAATAAGCTTTTCATGGAATGATCTTTTCGTGTTTCTGCTTCTTACTGGAAACAAGTAGAAGAACTGATCTTCACGTAACTTTGTTTCATTCCGAATTTGAGTTGGCAAATCCATTTTGAACAAGGTGTTTTCTTGGTGAAGGCGTTCACAAAAATAACACTGAACGCAATCACCATCGGTTCTTTGTAACTTTTCAACGGAATAGTATTTGTTTCTGCGAATAATATTCATAATTTTGGATGTGTCACAACAAACGGCCGAAGAGCCGGTATGACGTCCGCCTCTTGTGAAGCAGTTCCGGAACCTGGCAAGCGGCCATTACTTTTGCCAAATACAAAATGGCGCTTAATCCGCACGCTCCGATTGGTTGGGATTTCAGACATGGCGACTCGGCAGGATAACCCGGATGACATGAAAGCATCCGATTGGTCGTTTTACGAATTCAAATGATTCACTCGTGGGCTTTGCGCCGAATGGTCTACAGATAAGGTCAGGTGGTAATATGTTTACAAAAGTATGATTGTTGGGGGAAAACATTTCCTGAACATGCCATGCTGTGATAATTGTTTTTGAGTTTAATCGCTGCATTATTGATATAGACCACACAACAAATAACGTGATCACATAATCCGTCGCCGCATCACGGGAATCGTGCACGGACATCTCGATCGTGGATCCGATACTGTACTAGATCTAGCCCCCTGGTCAAGCTGCTGATAGGGGCTAGGGTCTTGCTATTTCATTTTAGACACGTTGCGCAAGCAATAGTTGCGAGATTACAAAATACTATTTTACATTTTTGTGAGATTTATCGTGATTTCCATATCGACATAAATGCCCAGGCGGCGCCATCGTCACGGGACAGTTCACCAAATCAAGCGGAATCTTTACGAACTGGCTCTAAGTTTTTATACCCTTGAGGAAGGTATTGCCAGCATGTCTTCGACAAAGTTATTCAATGCAGTTGAAAGGGGTGATTTAGTGGGGGTGGAGAAGGCTCTGCAGAATGGATGCGAAACCAACCAATCACGCCACAGTATTCATGGATCGGCACTCCACCTAGCGGCGAAGGCGGGCCATGCTGAAATCATTGACTGTTTGTTGTCTCATGGCGCAGACATTCATAACAACGACAGTGAGAGGAGGACGCCGTTGCATTACGCATGCGCACGAGGACACGACGATGTTGTGGATATCTTCCTAAAACATGGCGCCAAGATCAACTTCGTTAATTCAGACCAGACGCCCTTGCACATGGCCTGTGAGGCCGGTCACATTCACATCATCCGTCGGTTGTTATTTGCCGGTGCAGATGTAAACTGCCGATCCACGGATGCCGTGATTGGACCGGGGGTGACCCCGCTTTACATCGCGTACATCGCGGGCCAGACCGAAGCTTATAAGACCCTGATCGAAAACGGCGCGAAGAAATACGAGCAGTTATCGGAGCTGCATCAATATATTTTCCTTGGCAATGAGATACAAGTTGACAGAATTCTTTCCATGCCGAACGGAATGCGCATGGTCAATACCACCGACAAAGATGGCCGCACCCCGTTACATGTCGCGTGCGGGATGGCGAATTATGGCATAGTGAAGATGCTGCTCCGCATCGGAGTTGAGGTGAACTGTCGCGATAAGCTGGGAAAGACCCCGCTACACTACGCTGCCAGTCATTGTGGCGTCAATCTCGACCGGCGCAAACGATGTGTGTACCTCGCTCCTCCCGAATCTGAGAAAACTCCGTCTTATTCTTCGGACGAGGATCATGATATCCCCACAAGCCGCGCATCCTCCCCTCGGCGTGTCGCTGTGAAAATTGACCAACAAACAATTCAAGATTATGTGAGCATTAGTAAAATGCTTCTTCGCAAGGGGGCGTTTGCCAACCTGTTGGACAACGGTGGGCAGACTCCGCTGCACATGGCATGCCGGGAAGGGAAGTTGGGTCTGGCGGAGGTCTTCATAGCTTTTGGAGCCGACATTGAGATTAGGGACAAAGTTCGCGGACAGTGCGCGCTGCATCTCGCGTGTCTAAAACCGGAGAGTTACCCCGTGACTGAACTTTTGATCAAAGCTGGAGCGAAATTGAACATTCAGGATAAGCACAGAGGGGACACACCACTTCACATCGCAACTAAAGGCAACTGTCTCCGCAGTTTGGAACTACTTTTAAAAGCGCATTCGAAAACGGATATCCCAAACGATGAGAGTGGTTATACGGCGCTCCACATCTCTGCGATTCACGGGTATTATTACGCTTCTAAGATGTTATTAGAACATGGCGCGAACACGGAGATTAAAGAGAAAAATTGGAAGCACTCGCCCCTACAGATGGCGCTGCGGAGACAACATTACCACCAGATGGAACTGTTGATAAAATATGGCGCCGATGTTGATAGTGAAGACAAGTGGGGCTACAGTTCGTTCAGTAACGTTTTAGTCAATTTCATAAATAAGTGTGGCTATGGTAACGTTTCCATAGAAACCTACCAAGCTGTGGTAGCAATTTTAGTAAACGCTGGTTGCGCTCTTGGCGACCCCGAGATCTTTCCCGCCTCCATGAAAAAGATGCTTGCTTCGGTCTATGAGGCCGAACTTCTAGAGGAGCCACATACTCACCACGGACTCACTAAAGTACTATTAGCATCTGGTTGTGGGATCTTAGAAAAGTTAGACCCACCTTCCTTGGTCACGTGTTTGCTGCGGAACGAAGACGACGGAACGTTTCTTTTCGCCCGCCGGTGCGGATATTATATTGATCTCGAAGAAATATCGTCCTTTCTTGAACAATCTCGCGCAAGTTTACTTGATGATGTTGGTTTCTACGAGCCGCTACGATTAAAGGATATCTGTCGGATAGGAATTCGCGAGGTCTTGTATGATATTCAGAAACGTGACACGAGGCACCAGCAGATTGagcggcggccatctttgaaagcAATATTTCAGAAAGCATCACGAAATGAACGAAGAAGCAGCCATAACAAACTGAACCAACCGAAGGGGATTCAAATATGGCGGATAAAGGCGCTTCCACTTCCGATGACGTTGATCAACTTCCTGTCATTTGAGACGATCTCGATAAGCTTTCTGCAGAATGAGAAACTTGCGCAGGGAGGAAAGGATGCCATTTTgtagaaacatttttttcatgaaatgctAGCCAATTAGATCTGACGAATGCATTAAATGCAATAAATTCACTGATCTCAATTGGTTTTATGATTTGACTAAACTGCAAATCTAAGTCCAAGTTGTTCGCCCGCCAAGTAAATTGCGTCTTGAAATTTCCCTCGGGCAGTTCCGTTGAAACCATGGCAACCCGATTACGTTTATCAACTCAAACAAGCGTGTAACAGGTCCCAATGATTTTACTTTCAGGAGCTTGAATTGTTCAATAACTGGATGTTTTCATCGTTCGCGACAAGACATTCCAGTTCATGCTACTTTGGCAGGAACTATCTGTACTTTGATATGGCATTTGTGTTACAAAGTGTGGAATTTTGACATGAAATTGAAGGTGCTTTCAATACTTTGATGATTGAATTGATTGGAGCCTTCGAGTCAAAAttgctgaaaaataaaacagttgcatttttgtttttttaaacccGTTTGATGGGGTATTTGAGTTTTTTTATAATAGGTAATAAACCGTTGTTAGACGCCACGCAGGACGAGCGATTTTCGTCGCTGCGACCTGTGACAGTTATTGCTGTGCTGAGTGCCAACAAGCTCTCTCTCGTCTGCGGTTAAAACTGTTCATCGTAGCAAAGATCACCGGTTCTTGTCGCTGGCAACTGCGATGAACACTGTGGACGAGAAATGTTTGTCGCATGCGATTATGTTCAAAGTTACAGCGAcgaaaatcgctcgtttgctgGGCGTCTTAGATAACGCAAGAAAGCTTCATAAGTTCTGTTCTAGAGAGATTTTAGATGGATAATTGAAAGAAATGAACGAAGGGAAATATGGAAATTATATGCCACGTGATATGGAATATATTGTGTTGGTGGTGTTGTTGcaactgttgttgtttttgttgttgaaatGATTCggaaaaataaattgtttgccAAATTTCTATCGAATCCAGCCTTTTCTATATAcaagtaacccccccccccccccacccccacccccaccccattTTGGGCTTTTTCGATTTCGAATAATATCAACTAACAGAATTCAGGTCGATTCagaaataggaactccttttctagatttaaCGGGGCcagaaagatattctctcacaggcagtaaCACGGCCGCGAattgtgtcaaattctgacaCAGCTCATGAAAACGCTAATAACACAATTTAGGACCATTGGAACtctttcaaattcacttatgacattggcAAGATATAGGA from Lineus longissimus chromosome 19, tnLinLong1.2, whole genome shotgun sequence harbors:
- the LOC135503345 gene encoding ankyrin-1-like, which encodes MPRRRHRHGTVHQIKRNLYELALSFYTLEEGIASMSSTKLFNAVERGDLVGVEKALQNGCETNQSRHSIHGSALHLAAKAGHAEIIDCLLSHGADIHNNDSERRTPLHYACARGHDDVVDIFLKHGAKINFVNSDQTPLHMACEAGHIHIIRRLLFAGADVNCRSTDAVIGPGVTPLYIAYIAGQTEAYKTLIENGAKKYEQLSELHQYIFLGNEIQVDRILSMPNGMRMVNTTDKDGRTPLHVACGMANYGIVKMLLRIGVEVNCRDKLGKTPLHYAASHCGVNLDRRKRCVYLAPPESEKTPSYSSDEDHDIPTSRASSPRRVAVKIDQQTIQDYVSISKMLLRKGAFANLLDNGGQTPLHMACREGKLGLAEVFIAFGADIEIRDKVRGQCALHLACLKPESYPVTELLIKAGAKLNIQDKHRGDTPLHIATKGNCLRSLELLLKAHSKTDIPNDESGYTALHISAIHGYYYASKMLLEHGANTEIKEKNWKHSPLQMALRRQHYHQMELLIKYGADVDSEDKWGYSSFSNVLVNFINKCGYGNVSIETYQAVVAILVNAGCALGDPEIFPASMKKMLASVYEAELLEEPHTHHGLTKVLLASGCGILEKLDPPSLVTCLLRNEDDGTFLFARRCGYYIDLEEISSFLEQSRASLLDDVGFYEPLRLKDICRIGIREVLYDIQKRDTRHQQIERRPSLKAIFQKASRNERRSSHNKLNQPKGIQIWRIKALPLPMTLINFLSFETISISFLQNEKLAQGGKDAIL